One Schistocerca nitens isolate TAMUIC-IGC-003100 chromosome 1, iqSchNite1.1, whole genome shotgun sequence DNA segment encodes these proteins:
- the LOC126244668 gene encoding UPF0389 protein CG9231: MFPQIKSLLQRQQHVAVTTHNTQFAATKTTAAVQETATSAPKAEAAFTSGRVGNYRKLDNLEKRFLVWTGKYKSIADVPDSVSMDVIERARNRIRIRAANYMIGLTVLGCVIFAFSGKEAAKRGESVKKMNLDWHKKVNEEEKTAK, translated from the exons ATGTTTCCACAAATAAAAAGTCTGCTGCAGAGACAGCAGCATGTAGCGGTCACCACTCATAACACTCAGTTTGCAGCAACCAAGACAACAGCTGCTGTGCAAGAGACAGCCACCAGTGCCCCAAAAGCAGAAGCAGCATTCACTTCAGGCCGTG TGGGTAATTACCGTAAATTGGACAACTTGGAGAAAAGGTTTCTAGTCTGGACAGGAAAATACAAATCAATAGCAGATGTTCCTGACAGCGTATC GATGGATGTGATTGAGAGAGCCAGAAACAGGATTCGCATCCGTGCAGCCAATTACATGATTGGACTGACAGTTCTTGGTTGTGTGATATTCGCCTTTTCTGGCAAGGAGGCTGCAAAGAGAGGTGAATCCGTGAAGAAAATGAATTTGGATTGGCACAAAAAAGTAAACGAAGAAGAGAAGACTGCTAAGTGA